The following proteins come from a genomic window of Sphaerisporangium rubeum:
- a CDS encoding DEAD/DEAH box helicase: MATSPDPTRPETPRVAAGHDPDGDLRAEAEARLRALAGEHAVLREDQWTAIRALVVDRRRALVVQRTGWGKSAVYFVATALLRARGSGPAVIVSPLLALMRNQIAAAERAGVRAATVNSANVDEWDRVHDDVARGAVDVLLVSPERLNNPDFRDQVLPGLAANAGLVVVDEAHCISDWGHDFRPDFRRIRTLLAALPSGTPVLATTATANARVTRDIAEQLAFEARDAAGAGEPVPANGGTLVLRGPLERESLRLSVVRAATPEQRLAWLAGALREMPGSGIVYTLTVAAAQEVAAYLREQGHKVAAYSGQTDPAERVEAERALLADEVKALVATSALGMGFDKPDLGFVVHIGAPQSPVAYYQQVGRAGRGVERAEVILLPGPEDREIWAYFASLAFPSETVVRATLAVLAEHGGTMSTAALETGVDLSRTRLETMLKVLDVDGAVRRVRGGWQATGVPWSYDAERYARVAAARADEQRAMLDYIATGECRERFLRLHLDDDTAVPCGRCDNCTGTRRTAEAEPAAVSAARERLQRPGVEIEPRKMWPTGLRDLGLSGRIPAGLTAEPGRALGRLTDIGWGHTLRRLLSAGTPDGPVPDDVFDAVVRLLASWDWRERPTGVVTMPSATRPTLIADLGHRLAAIGRLAHLGSLTYLHGPPGHQHNSAQRVKALRHTLAPPSADLTAGPVLLIDDHTDTGWTLAYATTLLRGSGAPAVLPLTLATTT; the protein is encoded by the coding sequence ATGGCCACCTCACCCGACCCCACCCGCCCCGAGACCCCGCGCGTGGCCGCCGGTCACGACCCGGACGGCGACCTGCGCGCCGAGGCCGAGGCGAGGCTGCGCGCGCTCGCGGGGGAGCACGCCGTGCTGCGCGAGGACCAGTGGACGGCGATCCGCGCTCTGGTCGTCGATCGCCGCAGAGCGCTGGTGGTGCAGCGCACCGGGTGGGGCAAGTCCGCGGTCTACTTCGTGGCCACCGCGCTCCTGCGGGCCCGCGGCTCCGGGCCGGCGGTGATCGTCTCCCCGCTGCTCGCCCTGATGCGCAACCAGATAGCCGCCGCCGAGCGTGCCGGTGTGCGGGCCGCCACCGTCAACTCCGCCAACGTCGACGAGTGGGACCGCGTGCACGACGACGTGGCGCGTGGCGCCGTCGACGTCCTGCTCGTCAGTCCCGAGCGGCTCAACAATCCCGACTTCCGCGACCAGGTGCTGCCGGGCCTCGCCGCGAACGCCGGCCTGGTCGTGGTGGACGAGGCCCACTGCATCTCCGACTGGGGCCACGACTTCCGTCCCGACTTCCGCCGCATCCGCACCCTGCTCGCCGCGCTGCCCTCCGGCACCCCCGTCCTCGCCACGACGGCCACCGCCAACGCGCGCGTCACCCGCGACATCGCCGAGCAACTCGCCTTCGAGGCCCGTGACGCCGCGGGGGCCGGGGAGCCGGTCCCGGCGAACGGCGGCACGCTGGTGCTGCGGGGCCCGCTGGAGCGCGAGAGCCTGCGGCTGAGCGTCGTGCGCGCCGCCACGCCGGAGCAGCGGCTGGCGTGGCTGGCCGGAGCGCTGCGCGAGATGCCGGGGTCGGGGATCGTCTACACCCTCACGGTGGCGGCGGCCCAGGAGGTCGCGGCCTACCTGCGGGAGCAGGGGCACAAGGTCGCGGCGTACTCGGGGCAGACCGATCCGGCCGAGCGCGTGGAGGCCGAGCGAGCGCTGCTGGCCGACGAGGTCAAGGCCCTGGTCGCGACGTCCGCGCTCGGCATGGGCTTCGACAAGCCCGACCTCGGTTTCGTCGTCCACATCGGCGCGCCGCAGTCCCCCGTGGCGTACTACCAGCAGGTCGGCCGGGCCGGACGCGGGGTGGAACGCGCCGAGGTGATCCTGCTGCCGGGCCCGGAGGACCGGGAGATCTGGGCCTACTTCGCCTCGCTGGCCTTCCCGTCCGAGACCGTGGTCCGCGCCACCCTGGCGGTGCTGGCCGAGCACGGCGGCACCATGTCCACCGCCGCTCTGGAGACCGGCGTCGACCTCAGCCGCACCCGCCTGGAGACCATGCTCAAGGTCCTGGACGTGGACGGCGCGGTCCGGCGGGTGCGCGGCGGCTGGCAGGCGACCGGGGTGCCGTGGTCGTACGACGCCGAGCGGTACGCCAGGGTGGCCGCGGCCCGCGCCGACGAGCAGCGCGCCATGCTCGACTACATCGCCACCGGCGAGTGCAGGGAGCGCTTCCTGCGCCTCCACCTGGACGACGACACCGCGGTCCCCTGCGGCCGCTGCGACAACTGCACCGGCACCCGGCGCACCGCGGAGGCCGAGCCCGCGGCGGTCAGCGCCGCACGCGAGCGGCTGCAGCGTCCCGGCGTGGAGATCGAGCCGAGGAAGATGTGGCCCACGGGCCTGCGCGACCTCGGGCTCTCCGGCCGCATCCCCGCCGGCCTCACCGCCGAGCCCGGCCGCGCGCTCGGCCGTCTCACCGACATCGGCTGGGGCCACACCCTGCGCCGCCTGCTGTCCGCCGGCACCCCCGACGGCCCCGTCCCCGATGACGTCTTCGACGCCGTGGTCCGGCTCCTCGCCTCCTGGGACTGGCGGGAGCGTCCCACCGGCGTCGTCACCATGCCGTCGGCGACCCGGCCCACCCTGATCGCCGACCTCGGCCACCGCCTCGCCGCCATCGGCCGCCTCGCTCACCTCGGGTCCCTGACCTACCTCCACGGCCCACCCGGCCACCAGCACAACAGCGCGCAACGCGTCAAAGCCCTGCGCCACACTCTGGCCCCGCCGTCCGCCGACCTGACCGCCGGCCCCGTCCTGCTGATCGACGACCACACCGACACCGGCTGGACCCTCGCCTACGCCACCACCCTCCTGCGCGGCTCGGGAGCCCCTGCCGTCCTGCCGCTGACCCTGGCCACCACGACCTGA
- a CDS encoding SgcJ/EcaC family oxidoreductase, with product MGIRRHGRKAILLVIAGGLGLTAPGTTAALATTAPFTTALATAAPASTTPLAAAPAFTAVLTTAPLTASATAPDDDIRFAPVWYTPADLAAFAEIRRRQETAWAHGDAKGYASIYTPDADLVNILGEHLHSRQTITTKLQQYFNTQLKNTRLLEMDERIRFVSPTMAIIVRKSCVLYNKETACRPDTLSINTNVAVKNSGLWQIASFQNTLIRPHR from the coding sequence ATGGGCATTCGTCGCCACGGACGTAAGGCGATCCTGCTGGTGATCGCCGGAGGCCTCGGCCTCACGGCACCCGGCACCACCGCCGCCCTCGCCACCACCGCACCGTTCACCACGGCCCTCGCCACCGCCGCACCGGCTTCCACCACCCCGCTCGCCGCCGCACCGGCTTTCACCGCCGTGCTCACCACAGCACCGCTCACCGCGAGCGCGACCGCGCCGGACGACGACATCCGCTTCGCCCCCGTCTGGTACACCCCAGCGGACCTGGCGGCCTTCGCCGAGATCCGGCGGCGCCAGGAGACCGCCTGGGCCCACGGCGACGCCAAGGGCTACGCGTCGATCTACACTCCCGACGCCGACCTGGTGAACATCCTCGGCGAGCACCTCCACAGCCGCCAGACCATCACCACCAAGCTCCAGCAGTACTTCAACACCCAGTTGAAGAACACCCGCCTGCTGGAGATGGACGAGCGCATCCGGTTCGTCTCCCCCACCATGGCGATCATCGTGCGCAAGAGCTGCGTGCTCTACAACAAGGAGACGGCCTGCCGTCCGGACACCCTCTCCATCAACACCAACGTGGCGGTGAAGAACTCCGGCCTCTGGCAGATCGCCTCCTTCCAGAACACCCTCATCCGGCCTCACCGGTAA
- a CDS encoding carbohydrate kinase family protein, with amino-acid sequence MTRVVVVGDLMTDAVARARYPLARASDTPAVVTMHGGGSGANIASWLAVEGAEVAFVGRRGADITGRNRDMELMGYGVDARLVMDPERPTGTCVVLVTHKGERTLLSDPGANAALSPDDLPRDLFMQGGHLHVSGYTLLNDGSRDAGLAALELARRAGMSISVDCASAAPLERTGAEAFLEWTQSAKLLLLNEAQAKVLTGRDDPASAAKVLTAWFPQVVIKMGAEGALWYTNNRPEPVRVPADHIERVVDGTGAGDAFAAGFLQPWLEGKQPADALAAGNALAAKAIGNLGARPRL; translated from the coding sequence ATGACGCGGGTTGTCGTGGTGGGCGATCTGATGACCGATGCGGTCGCACGCGCCCGCTACCCCCTCGCCCGGGCGAGCGACACTCCGGCCGTCGTCACCATGCACGGTGGCGGCTCCGGGGCCAACATCGCCTCCTGGCTGGCCGTCGAAGGCGCGGAAGTCGCCTTCGTGGGCCGCCGCGGCGCCGACATCACGGGCCGCAACCGGGACATGGAGCTGATGGGGTACGGCGTCGACGCCCGTCTGGTGATGGATCCCGAGCGTCCCACCGGCACCTGCGTGGTGCTGGTCACCCACAAGGGTGAGCGCACCCTGCTCTCCGACCCCGGCGCCAACGCGGCGCTCTCCCCCGACGACCTGCCGCGCGACCTGTTCATGCAAGGTGGCCATCTGCACGTCTCGGGATACACGTTGCTCAACGACGGCTCCCGCGACGCCGGGCTCGCCGCACTGGAGCTCGCACGCCGGGCCGGCATGTCCATCTCGGTCGACTGCGCCTCCGCCGCGCCACTTGAGCGCACCGGCGCCGAAGCCTTCCTGGAGTGGACGCAGAGCGCCAAGCTGCTGCTGCTCAACGAGGCCCAGGCCAAGGTGCTCACCGGCCGCGACGACCCCGCCTCCGCCGCCAAGGTGCTCACCGCCTGGTTCCCCCAGGTCGTGATCAAGATGGGTGCCGAAGGCGCGCTCTGGTACACCAACAACCGGCCCGAGCCGGTGCGGGTCCCGGCCGACCACATCGAGCGTGTGGTGGACGGCACCGGTGCCGGCGACGCGTTCGCCGCGGGCTTCCTCCAGCCCTGGCTGGAAGGCAAACAGCCCGCCGACGCGCTCGCCGCCGGCAACGCCTTGGCCGCCAAGGCCATCGGCAACCTCGGCGCACGTCCCCGTCTTTGA
- a CDS encoding GNAT family N-acetyltransferase produces the protein MEPQYPAHWEADVVLADGGTAHLRPIRPEDADLLRSFYSRLSDQSIYFRFFGPRPRLSDREVTWFTTVDYVDRVALIATLGAEMVAVVRYDRVADQEAEVAFLVEDAHQGRGVASVLMEHLRAAARERGITTFVADVLPSNSRMTAFFRQAGYTARSRFADGVVRMTLDLAATETSREVTMAREHRAEARSIERLLTPSSVVVIGAGREAGGIGQTVLRNLLGADFNGPVYPVHREVRAVAGVRAYKSVSAIDEDVDLAVVAVPADSVLDVVEECARKGVKGLIVVSSGFGETGAAGRERQDELVRIARAHGLRVVGPNCLGIANTDPAVRLNATLAARLPGRGRVGFFSQSGALGTALLQRVAQRGMGISTFVSAGNRADVSGNDLLQYWEEDPATDVILLYLESLGNPRKFARLARRTSRVKPIVVVKSGGMTQGVPVGHAAPELRLPDSALTALFEQAGVIRVDDLTRLFDVAQLLAYQPLPAGRRVGVVSNSDALALLAVDACLAAGLEPSPAANLGARAGAADYRRALAELRDQVDAVVAIYMPPVPGNAAEVAAELVRAATESGKPLLATFEGRLGMPEELRAAGEADTATGPAKGSVPSYPAPEEAVRALAHVVRYACGRERAPAAPSRPDGIDTAGARTLVAEAIASGPAGEIDAAGLLARYGVEVWPAVAAASPDEAEAAAEKLGWPVALRSADPQVAHRAGAVRLGLAGADDVRRAFEELSGLLGPGVRLAVQRMAPQPAVGVVVRAVDDPDFGAVVSFGLGDATARLLGDEAYRLAPLTARDAAGLVRSVRAAPLLFGGHGYPPVAVPALTDLLLRVGVLADELPGVTRLDLDPVLVSADGVYVLGARAAVRPPISPRPDHGPRRLR, from the coding sequence GTGGAACCTCAGTACCCCGCGCATTGGGAGGCCGACGTCGTCCTGGCCGACGGAGGGACCGCGCACCTGCGCCCCATCCGTCCCGAGGACGCCGATCTCCTCCGTTCGTTCTACTCCCGTCTGTCCGATCAGTCGATCTACTTCCGCTTCTTCGGCCCCCGTCCCAGACTGTCGGACCGCGAGGTCACCTGGTTCACCACCGTCGACTATGTGGACCGCGTCGCGCTGATCGCCACCCTCGGCGCCGAGATGGTGGCCGTCGTCCGCTACGACCGCGTCGCCGACCAGGAGGCGGAGGTCGCGTTCCTGGTCGAGGACGCGCACCAGGGCAGGGGAGTGGCGTCGGTGCTCATGGAGCACCTGCGCGCCGCGGCGCGAGAACGCGGCATCACGACGTTCGTGGCCGACGTGCTGCCGTCCAACAGCCGGATGACGGCCTTCTTCCGCCAGGCGGGGTACACCGCGCGCAGCCGGTTCGCCGACGGGGTCGTGCGCATGACGCTGGACCTCGCGGCCACCGAGACCTCCCGCGAGGTCACCATGGCCCGCGAGCACCGCGCCGAGGCCCGCTCCATCGAACGGCTGCTCACCCCGTCCTCGGTCGTGGTGATCGGCGCGGGACGCGAGGCCGGCGGCATCGGCCAGACCGTGCTGCGCAACCTGCTCGGCGCGGACTTCAACGGCCCGGTGTACCCGGTGCACCGGGAGGTCCGCGCCGTGGCCGGGGTTCGGGCCTACAAGAGCGTGTCGGCCATCGACGAGGACGTGGACCTCGCCGTGGTCGCGGTGCCGGCCGACAGCGTGCTCGACGTCGTGGAGGAATGCGCGCGCAAGGGGGTCAAAGGGCTGATCGTGGTCTCCTCCGGGTTCGGTGAGACCGGGGCCGCCGGCCGGGAACGGCAGGACGAACTGGTGCGCATCGCTCGCGCGCACGGCCTCCGCGTCGTCGGCCCCAACTGTCTCGGCATCGCCAACACCGACCCCGCGGTACGCCTGAACGCCACCCTCGCCGCGCGGCTGCCCGGACGGGGCCGCGTGGGGTTCTTCAGCCAGTCAGGCGCGCTCGGCACCGCGCTGCTGCAACGGGTCGCGCAGCGCGGCATGGGGATCTCGACGTTCGTGTCGGCGGGGAACCGGGCCGACGTATCGGGCAACGACCTGCTGCAGTACTGGGAGGAGGACCCGGCCACCGACGTGATCTTGCTGTACCTGGAGTCGCTCGGCAATCCGCGCAAGTTCGCCAGGCTGGCCCGCCGCACGTCCCGCGTCAAGCCGATCGTGGTGGTCAAGAGCGGCGGCATGACGCAAGGGGTGCCGGTGGGCCACGCCGCCCCCGAGCTGCGGCTGCCCGACAGCGCGCTCACCGCGTTGTTCGAGCAGGCCGGGGTGATCCGGGTCGACGACCTCACCCGGCTGTTCGACGTGGCGCAGCTTCTGGCGTACCAGCCGCTGCCGGCCGGCCGCCGGGTCGGTGTGGTCAGCAACTCCGACGCGCTGGCGCTGCTCGCCGTGGACGCCTGCCTCGCCGCCGGGCTGGAACCGAGCCCCGCGGCCAACCTCGGCGCGCGCGCCGGGGCCGCCGACTACCGGCGCGCGCTCGCCGAGCTGCGCGACCAGGTGGACGCCGTCGTCGCGATCTACATGCCGCCGGTGCCTGGCAACGCCGCCGAGGTGGCGGCCGAGCTGGTCCGCGCGGCCACCGAGTCGGGAAAGCCGCTGCTGGCGACCTTCGAGGGTCGTCTCGGCATGCCGGAGGAGCTGCGCGCCGCCGGGGAGGCGGACACGGCGACCGGCCCGGCGAAGGGTTCGGTGCCGTCGTACCCGGCCCCGGAGGAGGCCGTGCGGGCCCTCGCGCACGTCGTCCGCTACGCCTGCGGCCGTGAGCGCGCGCCGGCCGCGCCTTCGCGGCCCGACGGCATCGACACCGCCGGCGCGCGGACGCTGGTGGCCGAGGCCATCGCGTCGGGACCGGCCGGCGAGATCGACGCCGCCGGGCTGCTGGCCAGGTACGGCGTGGAGGTCTGGCCGGCCGTGGCGGCGGCCTCGCCTGACGAGGCGGAGGCGGCGGCGGAGAAGCTCGGGTGGCCGGTGGCGCTGCGGTCCGCCGACCCGCAGGTCGCGCACCGGGCCGGCGCGGTACGGCTCGGCCTGGCCGGCGCCGATGACGTGCGACGGGCCTTCGAGGAGCTGTCGGGCCTGCTCGGGCCCGGGGTCCGGCTCGCGGTGCAGCGTATGGCGCCGCAGCCGGCGGTCGGCGTGGTGGTGCGGGCCGTGGACGACCCCGACTTCGGCGCCGTGGTGTCGTTCGGCCTCGGCGACGCCACCGCGCGGCTGCTCGGCGACGAGGCGTACCGGCTGGCGCCGCTCACCGCGCGGGACGCGGCGGGCCTGGTGCGGTCGGTGCGGGCCGCGCCGCTGCTGTTCGGCGGCCACGGGTACCCGCCGGTCGCGGTGCCGGCGCTCACCGATCTGCTGCTGCGGGTGGGGGTGCTGGCCGACGAGCTGCCCGGTGTGACCCGGCTCGACCTCGATCCGGTGCTGGTGTCGGCGGACGGCGTGTACGTCCTCGGCGCGCGTGCCGCCGTACGGCCGCCGATCTCGCCGCGGCCCGACCACGGGCCCCGGCGCCTGCGCTGA